From one Streptomyces chromofuscus genomic stretch:
- a CDS encoding ribbon-helix-helix protein, CopG family produces MGTSVLSLRIDGDLLERLRHRAAKRGMSVQDYVVRTLMRDDFDERFQAAVEETERFYGVT; encoded by the coding sequence ATGGGGACCAGTGTGCTCAGCCTGCGAATAGACGGTGACCTGCTCGAACGCCTGCGGCACCGGGCCGCGAAACGCGGCATGAGCGTCCAGGACTATGTCGTCCGGACGCTCATGCGCGATGACTTCGACGAGCGGTTCCAGGCCGCCGTCGAGGAGACGGAGCGGTTCTACGGGGTCACCTGA
- a CDS encoding NCS2 family permease → MPTSASPKAPAPEQPGGAPAYGALDRYFKISERGSTLAREVRGGFATFFAMAYIIVLNPIILGSAKDMYGNQLDNGQLVTATALTAAFTTLLMGVIGNVPIALAAGLGVNSVVALQLAPRMSWPDAMGMVVLAGFVVMLLVASGLRERVMNAVPYGLRKAIAIGIGLFIMLIGLVDAGFVSRIPDAAQTTVPLQLGVAGHLNGWPVLVFVLGVLLTLALIVRKVPGAILISIVAMTVLAVIVNAVATVPSWGLTTPKWPGNPVATPDFGLVGQVSLFGGFAKVGVLTGILFVFTVLLSCFFDAMGTIMGVSDEAKLTDAQGQMPGINKVLFVDGIAVAAGGASSSSAATCFVESTAGVGEGARTGFANVVTGGLFALALFLTPVATMVPSQAATPALVAVGFLILAGSIREIDWDDYTIAIPAFVTMLMMPFTYSITNGIGMGFIAFVVLRLASGRGREVPAAMYAVSAVFAFYYLMPALGLT, encoded by the coding sequence ATGCCCACCTCGGCCTCCCCCAAGGCACCCGCGCCCGAGCAGCCGGGCGGCGCGCCCGCGTACGGCGCCCTCGACCGCTACTTCAAGATCTCGGAACGCGGCAGCACCCTCGCCCGTGAGGTCCGAGGCGGCTTCGCGACCTTCTTCGCGATGGCCTACATCATCGTGCTGAACCCGATCATCCTCGGCAGCGCGAAGGACATGTACGGCAACCAGCTCGACAACGGACAGCTGGTCACCGCCACGGCGCTCACCGCGGCGTTCACCACCCTGCTCATGGGCGTGATCGGCAACGTGCCGATCGCGCTGGCCGCCGGCCTGGGCGTCAACTCGGTCGTCGCGCTCCAGCTCGCCCCGCGGATGTCCTGGCCGGACGCGATGGGCATGGTGGTGCTCGCCGGCTTCGTGGTGATGCTGCTGGTCGCCAGCGGTCTGCGCGAGCGCGTGATGAACGCCGTGCCGTACGGCCTGCGCAAGGCCATCGCGATCGGTATCGGCCTGTTCATCATGCTGATTGGTCTCGTCGACGCCGGTTTCGTCTCCCGCATCCCGGACGCCGCCCAGACCACCGTCCCGCTCCAGCTCGGCGTCGCCGGTCACCTCAACGGCTGGCCCGTGCTGGTCTTCGTCCTCGGTGTGCTGCTCACGCTGGCGCTCATCGTGCGCAAGGTGCCCGGCGCGATCCTGATCTCGATCGTGGCCATGACGGTCCTCGCGGTGATCGTCAACGCCGTCGCCACGGTTCCGTCCTGGGGCCTGACGACGCCGAAGTGGCCCGGCAACCCCGTCGCCACCCCCGATTTCGGCCTGGTCGGCCAGGTCAGCCTGTTCGGCGGCTTCGCGAAGGTCGGGGTGCTGACCGGCATCCTGTTCGTCTTCACGGTGCTGCTGTCGTGCTTCTTCGACGCCATGGGCACGATCATGGGCGTCAGCGACGAGGCCAAGCTGACCGACGCCCAGGGGCAGATGCCGGGCATCAACAAGGTCCTGTTCGTCGACGGCATCGCGGTCGCCGCGGGCGGTGCCAGCTCCTCCTCGGCCGCCACCTGCTTCGTGGAGTCCACGGCCGGCGTCGGCGAGGGCGCCCGCACCGGCTTCGCGAACGTCGTCACGGGCGGGCTGTTCGCCCTGGCGCTCTTCCTGACGCCCGTCGCCACCATGGTCCCGTCCCAGGCGGCCACGCCCGCGCTCGTCGCGGTCGGCTTCCTGATCCTGGCCGGTTCGATCCGGGAGATCGACTGGGACGACTACACGATCGCCATCCCGGCCTTCGTGACGATGCTGATGATGCCGTTCACCTACTCGATCACCAACGGCATCGGCATGGGCTTCATCGCCTTCGTGGTGCTGCGCCTGGCCTCGGGCCGCGGCCGGGAGGTCCCGGCGGCGATGTACGCCGTGTCGGCGGTGTTCGCCTTCTACTACCTGATGCCGGCGCTGGGTCTGACCTGA
- a CDS encoding DUF2530 domain-containing protein, with the protein MAKWTPKHEAPEPLEGPVVGTVTGGTILWFVLFVAQLPFYGWYDEHGHTWWLWTCLAGGGLGLIGIWYVRRRDAAIKRAAVAGERTTPAP; encoded by the coding sequence ATGGCGAAGTGGACCCCCAAGCACGAGGCGCCGGAGCCCCTGGAAGGCCCGGTGGTCGGCACCGTCACCGGTGGCACGATCCTCTGGTTCGTCCTCTTCGTGGCCCAGCTGCCCTTCTACGGCTGGTACGACGAGCACGGCCACACCTGGTGGCTGTGGACCTGCCTGGCCGGCGGCGGTCTGGGCCTGATCGGCATCTGGTACGTGCGCAGGCGCGATGCCGCCATCAAGCGCGCGGCGGTCGCGGGCGAGCGGACGACCCCGGCGCCGTAG
- a CDS encoding cation-translocating P-type ATPase, protein MTHIDAGAGLFPAQPLRAPSPTTGLTAAEVAERVARGQVNDVPVRSSRSMADIVRANVFTRFNAIIGVLWAIMLVVAPIQDSLFGFVILANTGIGILQEWRAKKTLDSLALIGEVRPTVRRDGVAAEVGTAEIVLDDLIEIGPGDKVVVDGVCVETDGLEIDESLLTGEADPVVKRPGDQVMSGSFVVAGGGAFQATKVGREAYAAQLAEEASRFTLVHSELRSGISTILKYVTWMMIPTAIGLVISQLVVKQTDFKGSVARTVGGIVPMVPEGLVLLTSVAFAIGVIRLGRKQCLVQELPAIEGLARVDTVCLDKTGTLTEGGMDVTELRTLDAHDEAYVRQVLGALGESDPRPNSSLQAIIDAYPDAEEWRCVEALPFSSARKYSGASFSEGNGESSTWLLGAPDVLLREDDPTLAETDRLNEQGLRVLLLARVSGDLDSPEVARDAKPAALVVLEQRLRPDAADTLRYFAEQNVSAKVISGDNAVSVGAVAGKLGLAGATVDARRLPADRDGMAEALGRGTVFGRVTPQQKRDMVGALQSHGHTVAMTGDGVNDVLALKDADIGVAMGSGSEATRAVAQIVLLNNSFATLPSVVAEGRRVIGNITRVATLFLVKTVYSVLLAILVVCWQVEYPFLPRHLTLLSTLTIGVPAFFLALAPNKERAKPAFVRRVMRYSIPGGVLAALATFATYLFARHHYTGPGALAAETSAATLTLFLIAMWVLVIIARPYTWWRVALVAAMGALFVLVLVVPWLQDFFALRLVGMTVPWIAVGIAGVAAVALEILWRWVDRRFPTRG, encoded by the coding sequence ATGACGCACATCGACGCGGGCGCCGGTCTGTTTCCCGCGCAACCCCTGCGCGCGCCCTCGCCCACGACCGGGCTGACCGCCGCCGAGGTCGCCGAGCGGGTCGCGCGCGGGCAGGTCAACGACGTGCCGGTGCGCAGCAGCCGGTCGATGGCCGACATCGTCCGCGCCAACGTCTTCACGCGGTTCAACGCCATCATCGGTGTGCTCTGGGCGATCATGCTGGTCGTCGCGCCGATCCAGGACAGCCTCTTCGGCTTCGTCATCCTCGCCAACACGGGCATCGGCATCCTCCAGGAGTGGCGGGCGAAGAAGACCCTGGACTCCCTGGCCCTGATCGGCGAGGTGCGGCCGACCGTGCGGCGCGACGGGGTGGCCGCCGAGGTCGGCACGGCGGAGATCGTGCTGGACGACCTGATCGAGATCGGGCCGGGCGACAAGGTCGTGGTCGACGGGGTGTGCGTCGAGACCGACGGCCTGGAGATCGACGAGTCACTGCTCACCGGTGAGGCCGATCCGGTGGTCAAGCGGCCGGGGGACCAGGTCATGTCCGGCAGCTTCGTGGTCGCCGGGGGCGGGGCGTTCCAGGCGACGAAGGTGGGGCGCGAGGCGTACGCCGCCCAGCTCGCGGAGGAGGCGTCCCGGTTCACGCTGGTCCACTCCGAGCTGCGCTCGGGCATCTCCACGATCCTCAAGTACGTGACGTGGATGATGATCCCGACCGCCATCGGCCTCGTCATCAGCCAGCTGGTGGTGAAGCAGACCGACTTCAAGGGCTCCGTCGCCCGCACCGTCGGCGGCATCGTCCCCATGGTCCCCGAGGGCCTGGTGCTGCTCACCTCCGTCGCCTTCGCCATCGGCGTGATCCGGCTCGGCCGCAAGCAGTGCCTGGTCCAGGAGCTGCCCGCGATCGAGGGCCTCGCCCGCGTCGACACCGTCTGCCTCGACAAGACCGGCACCCTCACCGAGGGCGGCATGGACGTCACCGAGCTGCGCACGCTGGACGCCCACGACGAGGCGTACGTACGGCAGGTGCTGGGCGCCCTCGGCGAGTCCGACCCGCGCCCCAACTCCTCCCTGCAGGCGATCATCGACGCCTACCCCGACGCCGAGGAGTGGCGCTGCGTCGAGGCGCTGCCCTTCTCCTCCGCCCGCAAGTACAGCGGCGCGTCGTTCAGCGAGGGCAACGGCGAGTCCAGTACGTGGCTGCTGGGCGCCCCCGACGTCCTGCTCCGCGAGGACGACCCGACCCTCGCCGAGACCGACCGGCTGAACGAGCAGGGCCTGAGGGTGCTGCTGCTGGCCCGCGTCTCGGGCGACCTGGACTCCCCCGAGGTCGCCCGGGACGCCAAGCCCGCCGCCCTCGTCGTACTCGAACAGCGGCTGCGTCCCGACGCCGCCGACACCCTGCGCTACTTCGCCGAGCAGAACGTCAGCGCCAAGGTCATCTCCGGCGACAACGCCGTGTCGGTCGGGGCCGTCGCCGGCAAGCTCGGGCTGGCCGGTGCGACGGTGGACGCGCGCCGGCTGCCGGCCGACCGGGACGGCATGGCCGAGGCCCTCGGCCGGGGCACGGTGTTCGGGCGGGTCACCCCGCAGCAGAAGCGGGACATGGTCGGGGCGCTCCAGTCCCACGGGCACACGGTCGCGATGACCGGCGACGGGGTGAACGACGTGCTCGCCCTGAAGGACGCCGACATCGGGGTCGCGATGGGCTCGGGGTCGGAGGCGACGCGGGCGGTGGCGCAGATCGTGCTGCTGAACAACAGCTTCGCCACGCTGCCGTCGGTCGTGGCGGAGGGCCGCCGGGTCATCGGCAACATCACGCGCGTGGCGACGCTGTTCCTGGTCAAGACGGTGTACTCGGTGCTGCTGGCGATCCTGGTGGTGTGCTGGCAGGTCGAGTACCCGTTCCTGCCGCGGCATCTGACGCTGCTGTCGACGCTGACGATCGGCGTCCCGGCCTTCTTCCTCGCCCTGGCGCCCAACAAGGAACGGGCCAAGCCCGCCTTCGTGCGGCGGGTGATGCGGTACTCGATCCCCGGGGGTGTGCTGGCCGCGCTGGCGACCTTCGCGACGTATCTGTTCGCCCGCCACCACTACACCGGGCCCGGTGCGCTGGCGGCGGAGACGAGCGCCGCGACGCTGACGTTGTTCCTGATCGCGATGTGGGTGCTCGTGATCATCGCCCGGCCGTACACGTGGTGGCGGGTCGCGTTGGTGGCGGCGATGGGGGCGCTGTTCGTCCTGGTGCTGGTGGTGCCGTGGTTGCAGGACTTCTTCGCGCTGAGGCTGGTCGGGATGACGGTGCCGTGGATCGCAGTGGGGATCGCGGGCGTCGCGGCGGTCGCCCTGGAGATCCTGTGGAGGTGGGTCGACCGCCGTTTCCCGACCCGCGGCTAG
- a CDS encoding calcium-binding protein: MRIRATVAAVSGALALSALTAPLAQADAQGPDLDRPSVAERFGSSTAKPTSQVTTAAAPTVTKVTVNNAKNVVVGTGTKTFNVYVQASHPSGIADAYLDLWHGTDPALDLDGWLPPNEEVASCTANSATTSTCKLSITATAGLNNEGVGDLYANILAGTWHVAVGVQANDGEFFYTDFYNTHKVQRFSVLTVNASPEPVVKGGTLTVSGKLTRADWAARKYVGFSGQKVALQFRKAGPTSYANVKGITSATGGALKTTNRAYYDGYWRFNYAGIPSTGAAVAAGDYVDVK; encoded by the coding sequence ATGCGTATACGAGCCACTGTGGCCGCCGTCTCCGGCGCCCTGGCCCTGTCCGCCCTCACCGCACCGCTCGCGCAGGCCGACGCGCAGGGTCCCGACCTTGACCGGCCGAGCGTCGCCGAGCGCTTCGGCTCCTCCACCGCCAAGCCGACCTCCCAGGTCACCACGGCGGCGGCGCCCACCGTCACCAAGGTGACGGTGAACAACGCCAAGAACGTCGTCGTCGGCACCGGCACCAAGACGTTCAACGTGTACGTGCAGGCCAGCCACCCGAGCGGCATCGCGGACGCCTACCTCGACCTGTGGCACGGCACCGACCCGGCGCTCGACCTCGACGGCTGGCTGCCGCCGAACGAGGAGGTCGCCTCGTGCACGGCCAACAGCGCCACCACGTCGACCTGCAAGCTCAGCATCACCGCCACGGCCGGGCTGAACAACGAGGGGGTGGGCGACCTGTACGCCAACATCCTCGCCGGCACCTGGCACGTCGCCGTCGGTGTCCAGGCCAACGACGGTGAGTTCTTCTACACCGACTTCTACAACACCCACAAGGTCCAGCGCTTCTCGGTGCTGACGGTCAACGCCTCCCCGGAGCCCGTGGTCAAGGGCGGCACCCTCACCGTCAGCGGCAAGCTGACCCGTGCCGACTGGGCGGCCCGCAAGTACGTCGGCTTCAGCGGCCAGAAGGTGGCCCTGCAGTTCCGCAAGGCCGGCCCCACGAGCTACGCCAACGTCAAGGGCATCACGTCCGCCACGGGCGGCGCGCTGAAGACCACCAACAGGGCCTACTACGACGGCTACTGGCGCTTCAACTACGCGGGCATCCCGAGCACCGGCGCGGCCGTCGCCGCCGGTGACTACGTCGACGTGAAGTAG
- a CDS encoding sacsin N-terminal ATP-binding-like domain-containing protein → MSKFVRPAAEGADPFGTARLRRGVLDAWATSPARFREDANAEEDLVLGGYRDRLVVELAQNAADAAARAGVPGRLRLTLRDGVLAAANTGAPLDAAGVESLATLRASAKRDTPSIGRFGVGFAAVLSVTDEPAVVGRHGGVRWSLAEARDLAAETARHSPGLGDEIRRRDGHVPLLRLPFAAEGTAPDPYDTVVILPLRDTAAADLAERLLHAVDDALLLTLPGLEEVVVEIGADAPRTLRRRAEDALTVVEDSRDGATRWRTAAAHGLLSPELLADRPVEERLRPHWSVTWAVPVDDDGAPARPRTSPVVHAPTPSDEPLGVPALLIASFPLDTTRRHAAPGPLTGFLVEKAADAYAELLAGWRPVTEGIIDLVPGPLGKGELDGALRQAILQRLPRTSFLPPAGTGPDEDLPESLRPRDAEVVEGAGAETVRVLAEVLPTLLPAGLERRVELRTLGVARVRLSDAVDRLAGLEKEPGWWWRLYDSLAGVDPDRLTGLPVPLAEGRTSIGPRQVLLPTADTARIEPETLARLGLKVAHPDAAHPLLEKLGALPATPRAVLTTPQVRAAVAASLDDEGGTSWEEDTLDAEELADTVLSLVRDAGLEPGDEPWLGALALPDEEGEPAPAGELVLPGSPFAQVMREGELAAVDTELVDRFGEQPLAACGVLAGFALVRATDVVLDPDELEPREGDYAEPDDPGLLDAVDVWCEDILDRFPDSPVPPVATELVAVRDLDLVDDDKWPQALALLARPPLRDALTQPVRILLPDGTHEVVRPYTAWWLRGHPVLDGRRPAGLLASGGDPLLRGLYDEADATGFDDEQVLWALGVRTSVAALLDEPGGAAELLDRLADPDRPVTGAQLHALYGALAELDPERVTLPDELRAVVDGRVEVVDAAGAVVVDSPDLLPFTEGVPLLPVPPDRAADLAELFQVRRLSESVTGGVDSEGTEHDVPEAVRVLLGSRTPDTYVEHEELVVDGVEIDWRLTNDGVLHAATLEGVAAGLAWAAGQWPRRFEVAALLEDPSRTQELARDRWFD, encoded by the coding sequence GTGAGCAAGTTCGTGCGGCCGGCGGCCGAGGGAGCCGATCCGTTCGGGACCGCCCGTCTGCGGCGCGGGGTGCTGGACGCGTGGGCCACCAGCCCGGCGCGGTTCCGCGAGGACGCCAACGCCGAGGAGGACCTCGTACTCGGCGGCTACCGGGACCGGCTCGTCGTCGAGCTGGCCCAGAACGCCGCCGACGCGGCCGCCCGCGCCGGCGTGCCCGGCCGGCTGCGTCTCACCCTCCGCGACGGGGTCCTGGCCGCCGCCAACACCGGCGCCCCGCTGGACGCGGCCGGCGTCGAGTCGCTGGCCACGCTGCGGGCCTCCGCCAAGCGGGACACCCCGTCGATCGGCCGGTTCGGCGTCGGCTTCGCGGCCGTGCTCTCCGTCACCGACGAGCCCGCCGTCGTCGGCCGGCACGGCGGTGTCCGCTGGTCCCTCGCCGAGGCCCGTGACCTGGCCGCCGAGACCGCGCGGCACAGTCCCGGCCTGGGCGACGAGATCCGCCGCCGGGACGGTCACGTACCCCTGCTGCGGTTGCCGTTCGCCGCCGAGGGCACCGCGCCGGACCCGTACGACACCGTCGTCATCCTCCCCCTGCGCGACACGGCCGCCGCCGACCTCGCCGAGCGCCTCCTGCACGCCGTCGACGACGCCCTGCTGCTCACCCTGCCGGGACTGGAGGAGGTCGTCGTCGAGATCGGCGCGGACGCGCCCCGCACCCTGCGCCGCAGGGCCGAGGACGCGCTGACCGTCGTGGAGGACTCGCGGGACGGCGCCACCCGCTGGCGCACCGCCGCCGCGCACGGCCTGCTCTCGCCCGAACTGCTCGCCGACCGGCCGGTCGAGGAGCGGCTGCGCCCGCACTGGTCGGTCACCTGGGCCGTGCCCGTGGACGACGACGGCGCCCCCGCACGCCCGCGCACCAGCCCCGTCGTGCACGCCCCCACCCCCAGCGACGAGCCCCTCGGCGTGCCCGCCCTGCTCATCGCGTCCTTCCCGCTGGACACCACCCGGCGGCACGCCGCGCCCGGCCCGCTGACCGGCTTCCTGGTCGAGAAGGCCGCCGACGCCTACGCCGAACTGCTCGCCGGCTGGCGGCCGGTGACCGAGGGGATCATCGACCTCGTGCCCGGACCGCTGGGCAAGGGCGAGCTGGACGGGGCGCTGCGGCAGGCGATCCTTCAGCGGCTGCCGCGCACCTCCTTCCTGCCTCCGGCCGGTACGGGCCCCGACGAGGACCTGCCCGAGTCGCTGCGGCCGCGCGACGCCGAGGTGGTGGAGGGCGCCGGCGCCGAGACCGTGCGCGTGCTCGCCGAGGTGCTGCCCACCCTGCTGCCCGCCGGGCTGGAACGCCGGGTGGAGCTGCGGACGCTGGGCGTCGCCCGGGTGCGCCTGAGCGACGCCGTCGACCGGCTGGCCGGGCTGGAGAAGGAACCCGGCTGGTGGTGGCGGCTGTACGACAGCCTCGCGGGCGTCGACCCCGACCGGCTCACCGGCCTGCCCGTGCCGCTCGCCGAGGGCCGGACCAGCATCGGGCCCCGACAGGTACTGCTGCCCACCGCCGACACGGCCCGCATCGAGCCCGAGACGCTCGCCCGGCTCGGCCTCAAGGTCGCCCACCCGGACGCCGCGCACCCGCTGCTGGAGAAGCTGGGCGCGCTGCCCGCGACGCCCCGCGCGGTCCTCACCACGCCGCAGGTGCGTGCCGCCGTCGCCGCCTCCCTCGACGACGAGGGCGGGACGTCCTGGGAGGAGGACACCCTGGACGCCGAGGAACTGGCGGACACCGTCCTCTCCCTGGTCCGCGACGCCGGTCTCGAACCCGGTGACGAGCCGTGGCTCGGCGCCCTGGCCCTCCCCGACGAGGAGGGGGAGCCGGCGCCCGCCGGGGAGCTGGTCCTCCCGGGCAGTCCCTTCGCGCAGGTCATGCGTGAGGGTGAACTAGCGGCGGTGGACACCGAGTTGGTCGACCGCTTCGGCGAACAGCCGCTGGCCGCCTGCGGCGTGCTGGCCGGCTTCGCCCTCGTCCGGGCCACGGACGTCGTCCTCGACCCGGACGAACTGGAGCCCCGCGAAGGCGACTACGCCGAGCCGGACGACCCCGGCCTGCTGGACGCGGTGGACGTGTGGTGCGAGGACATCCTCGACCGCTTCCCCGACTCGCCGGTGCCGCCGGTCGCCACCGAGCTGGTCGCCGTACGGGACCTGGACCTCGTGGACGACGACAAGTGGCCGCAGGCCCTGGCCCTGCTCGCCCGGCCCCCGCTGCGGGACGCGCTCACCCAGCCGGTGCGGATCCTGCTCCCCGACGGCACGCACGAGGTCGTACGGCCGTACACGGCCTGGTGGCTGCGCGGGCACCCGGTGCTGGACGGCCGCCGCCCCGCCGGTCTGCTCGCCTCCGGCGGCGACCCGCTGCTGCGCGGCCTGTACGACGAGGCCGACGCGACCGGTTTCGACGACGAGCAGGTCCTGTGGGCCCTCGGCGTGCGCACCTCGGTGGCGGCCCTCCTCGACGAGCCGGGCGGCGCGGCCGAGCTGCTGGACCGGCTCGCCGACCCCGACCGGCCGGTCACCGGGGCGCAACTGCACGCGCTGTACGGCGCGTTGGCAGAGCTGGACCCCGAGCGGGTGACGCTCCCGGACGAGCTGCGCGCGGTCGTCGACGGCCGGGTCGAGGTCGTGGACGCGGCCGGCGCGGTGGTCGTCGACTCGCCCGACCTGCTGCCCTTCACCGAGGGCGTGCCCCTGCTGCCGGTGCCGCCGGACCGGGCGGCCGATCTGGCGGAGCTGTTCCAGGTACGGCGGCTGAGCGAGTCCGTCACCGGCGGGGTCGACTCCGAGGGCACCGAGCACGACGTGCCGGAGGCGGTGCGGGTGCTGCTGGGGTCGCGGACCCCGGACACGTACGTCGAGCACGAGGAACTCGTCGTGGACGGCGTGGAGATCGACTGGCGGCTGACGAACGACGGCGTCCTGCACGCCGCGACCCTGGAGGGCGTCGCGGCGGGCCTGGCCTGGGCGGCGGGCCAGTGGCCACGACGGTTCGAGGTGGCGGCACTGCTGGAGGACCCGTCGCGGACGCAGGAGTTGGCGCGCGACCGGTGGTTCGACTGA
- a CDS encoding DUF3027 domain-containing protein, whose amino-acid sequence MSAATTRSRTPDRLCAEAVDLARAAAEEAAAPGVVGEHVEVASEGDRVVTHFFECKELGYRGWRWAVTVARASRAKVVTLDEVVLLPGPDALLAPEWVPWSERLRPGDMGPGDLLPTDAEDLRLEPGWSGEEEPPPNSAVSADMAELVEAEDAEVTAGPPATLPTAPTRGSIAAVAEELGMRRARVLSRYGLHVAADRWEEAFGAKTPMAQAAPAACVSCGFLAPIGGSLGQAFGVCANEFSPADGRVVSLTYGCGGHSEAAVMPKPPQPAPPVIDETRVDPFPLRPARDSGSVPDVSDESAAELGHS is encoded by the coding sequence GTGAGCGCAGCGACAACGCGAAGCCGCACCCCCGACCGCCTGTGCGCCGAGGCCGTCGACCTAGCCCGCGCCGCGGCCGAGGAGGCCGCCGCGCCCGGCGTCGTCGGGGAGCACGTCGAGGTCGCCTCCGAGGGCGATCGCGTTGTCACGCACTTCTTCGAGTGCAAGGAGCTCGGGTACCGCGGCTGGCGCTGGGCCGTGACCGTGGCCCGCGCGTCGCGCGCGAAGGTCGTGACACTGGACGAGGTCGTGCTGCTGCCCGGCCCGGACGCGCTGCTGGCGCCGGAGTGGGTGCCGTGGAGCGAGCGGCTGCGGCCCGGCGACATGGGGCCGGGCGATCTGCTGCCCACGGACGCCGAGGACCTGCGGCTGGAGCCGGGCTGGTCCGGCGAGGAGGAGCCGCCGCCGAACTCCGCGGTCTCCGCGGACATGGCGGAGCTGGTCGAGGCCGAGGACGCGGAGGTCACCGCCGGACCGCCGGCCACGCTGCCGACCGCTCCCACGCGCGGCTCCATCGCGGCGGTCGCGGAGGAACTGGGCATGCGGCGGGCCCGGGTGCTGTCGCGGTACGGGCTGCACGTGGCCGCCGACCGCTGGGAGGAGGCGTTCGGGGCGAAGACGCCGATGGCGCAGGCGGCTCCCGCGGCGTGCGTGTCGTGCGGCTTCCTGGCGCCGATCGGGGGCTCGCTGGGGCAGGCCTTCGGGGTCTGCGCGAACGAGTTCTCGCCGGCCGACGGCCGGGTGGTGTCGCTGACGTACGGGTGCGGCGGGCACTCCGAGGCGGCGGTCATGCCGAAGCCGCCGCAGCCGGCTCCGCCGGTGATCGACGAGACGCGGGTGGATCCGTTCCCCCTGCGGCCGGCGCGGGATTCGGGCTCCGTGCCGGACGTCTCCGACGAGTCGGCCGCCGAGTTGGGGCATTCGTAG
- a CDS encoding MFS transporter: MATARSPQGTSGTGGVKGNNRRGGADRTGGRLRPIARALHFPVTGTARGIRKATHAHGAGESGLGKLIELHAVNGAGDVMITIALASTVFFSVPTDEARGRVALYLAITMAPFTLLAPVIGPLLDRVPHGRRAAMAGAMLARALLALVLSGAVITGGIELYPAALGVLVASKAYGVVRSAVVPRLLPPRFSLVKANSRVTLGGLLATGVAAPIGAGLQVLGPRWPLYGAFVIFVAGTVLSFSLPHKVDSAKGEDTALLAADEAHLHGPHRKPVKRPGLRTVGIAVTHALAVNAAIRCLAGFLIFFLAFLLREHPLSGQSAAVSLGMVAVAAGVGNALGTAVGAWLKARAPEMIIVTVVAVELAVAVTAALFFSAFLVACLAAVAGFAQALAKLSLDALIQRDVPELVRTSAFARSETLLQMSWVLGGAIGIALPLNGTLGMSVAATVLAAGWLTTVRGLLGSARHGGRTRPRVA; this comes from the coding sequence GTGGCAACCGCAAGGTCGCCCCAGGGCACCTCCGGGACGGGTGGGGTCAAGGGGAACAACCGACGCGGCGGAGCCGACCGCACGGGCGGCCGGCTCCGCCCGATCGCGCGTGCCCTGCACTTCCCGGTGACCGGAACCGCCCGCGGCATCCGCAAGGCCACGCACGCGCACGGCGCCGGCGAGTCCGGCCTCGGCAAGCTGATCGAACTGCACGCGGTGAACGGCGCCGGCGACGTCATGATCACCATCGCGCTGGCCTCCACCGTCTTCTTCTCGGTCCCCACCGACGAGGCCCGCGGCCGCGTCGCCCTCTACCTCGCGATCACCATGGCGCCGTTCACCCTCCTCGCGCCCGTGATCGGCCCCCTCCTCGACCGTGTGCCGCACGGCCGGCGGGCGGCGATGGCCGGCGCGATGCTGGCCCGGGCGCTGCTCGCGCTGGTGCTGTCCGGAGCGGTGATCACCGGCGGCATCGAGCTGTACCCGGCGGCGCTCGGTGTGCTGGTCGCGTCCAAGGCGTACGGCGTGGTCAGAAGCGCGGTCGTGCCCCGTCTGCTCCCACCCCGCTTCTCCCTGGTGAAGGCCAACTCCCGGGTCACCCTCGGCGGCCTGCTCGCCACCGGTGTGGCCGCGCCGATCGGGGCGGGACTGCAGGTCCTCGGTCCGCGCTGGCCGCTGTACGGCGCTTTCGTGATCTTCGTCGCCGGCACGGTGCTCTCCTTCTCCCTGCCGCACAAGGTCGACTCGGCCAAGGGCGAGGACACGGCGCTGCTCGCGGCGGACGAGGCGCATCTGCACGGCCCGCACCGCAAGCCGGTCAAACGCCCGGGCCTGCGCACGGTCGGCATCGCGGTCACGCACGCCCTGGCCGTCAACGCGGCGATCCGCTGCCTGGCCGGGTTCCTGATCTTCTTCCTGGCGTTCCTGCTGCGCGAGCATCCGCTGAGCGGGCAGAGCGCGGCGGTGTCGCTGGGCATGGTGGCGGTCGCGGCCGGCGTGGGCAACGCGCTCGGCACGGCGGTCGGGGCGTGGCTGAAGGCACGGGCCCCGGAGATGATCATCGTGACGGTCGTCGCGGTCGAGCTGGCGGTCGCGGTGACGGCGGCGCTGTTCTTCAGCGCGTTCCTGGTCGCGTGCCTGGCAGCGGTCGCCGGGTTCGCGCAGGCGCTGGCCAAGCTGTCGCTGGACGCGCTGATCCAGCGGGACGTGCCCGAGCTGGTGCGCACCTCGGCGTTCGCGCGCTCGGAAACGCTGCTGCAGATGTCCTGGGTGCTCGGCGGCGCGATCGGCATCGCCCTGCCGCTGAACGGCACCCTGGGCATGTCGGTGGCCGCCACCGTACTGGCCGCCGGCTGGCTGACCACCGTGCGCGGCCTGCTCGGCTCCGCCCGCCACGGCGGCCGTACCCGTCCGCGGGTGGCCTGA